In one Zymobacter palmae genomic region, the following are encoded:
- the speD gene encoding adenosylmethionine decarboxylase has product MYPGGAPELNKLKLHGFNNLTKSLSFCIYDICYTSNEAERDDYIAYIDERYSADRLTEILSETCSIIGANILNIARQDYEPQGASVTVLISEEPIDPKTVDTTEHTGPLPDSVVAHLDKSHICVHTYPESHPEGGLCTFRADIEVSTCGLISPLNALNYLIHALESDIVTVDYRVRGFTRDTQGVKHFIDHDITSIQNFMPDSMKQSYDMVDVNVYQENIFHTKMMLKDFDLDHYMFKARPEAMSDAERQRISDLLWKEMHEIYFGRNMP; this is encoded by the coding sequence ATGTACCCTGGAGGTGCACCTGAATTGAATAAGCTGAAACTGCACGGCTTCAACAACCTGACGAAAAGCCTGAGCTTCTGCATCTACGACATCTGCTACACCAGCAATGAGGCCGAACGCGATGACTACATCGCCTATATCGACGAGCGCTATAGCGCCGATCGACTGACCGAGATTTTGAGCGAAACCTGCTCAATCATCGGGGCCAACATCCTCAACATCGCCCGCCAAGACTACGAACCACAGGGTGCCAGCGTTACGGTTCTAATCAGCGAAGAGCCGATCGACCCAAAAACGGTCGACACCACGGAACACACCGGCCCACTGCCGGACAGCGTGGTCGCCCACCTCGACAAAAGCCATATCTGCGTGCACACCTATCCGGAAAGCCATCCGGAAGGCGGTCTTTGCACGTTCCGCGCCGATATCGAAGTATCGACCTGTGGGCTAATTTCACCGCTTAACGCGCTGAACTACCTGATTCACGCCCTTGAGTCCGATATCGTCACCGTCGACTACCGCGTGCGCGGCTTCACTCGCGACACCCAAGGCGTGAAGCACTTCATCGACCACGACATCACCTCCATTCAAAACTTCATGCCTGACAGCATGAAGCAGTCGTATGACATGGTCGATGTGAACGTCTATCAGGAAAACATCTTCCACACCAAGATGATGCTCAAGGACTTCGACCTCGATCACTACATGTTCAAGGCACGCCCCGAAGCCATGAGTGATGCAGAGCGCCAACGCATCAGCGATCTACTGTGGAAGGAAATGCACGAGATCTACTTCGGACGCAACATGCCGTAA
- a CDS encoding AAA family ATPase: protein MINIVIKNIFVYSFSTEKVFDAEFGRSVNIIYGKNTSGKSTLIQSILYSMGVNDSKENLNDIIEEDALFRLEVDHEKDGVHKSVIFVRHDNSLIISVCGEISYKFNGINANNSKEHIKYKDIFSNIFGFNMMLQNKNELVKAPVEAAFLPFYISQSVGWVYLKESIGDYRFYKDFNCDYVDYYMGVDGSNNNIERYSLEKEKDVLNKKIRFLSTYKEEDSSILLSEKIDSRFKGETNKFLEHFKENSEGLSDLEVKYSDCCNEMAEVNERKKIIYKIIRNIKLQRPELDKCNVCGQFLPSGIESLYFYYQDINDALTQKKIIGEEIKKLQSKINSISEKINTKNKDNAKNYNLLIDSSVDDISFKDWLEYKSSIALKDEINRRIMLAEDELSVINDKLKLITGDNSVVRKRKEVEKSFLKIFLSKASSLDVTVPKQDKYRDLYAISSFPYQGVELHKIIMAYHFAFYKMVTSIKKNHQFPFILDAVFKEDIDYYNRELILKFLGEESKSTGQMIFSLAECKDDDFHDHSELFDVKKIDKKYFDEKSSKICIGDSKNTRAFLLKRNLSEKEIYKLQDSLKKLDII from the coding sequence ATGATTAATATTGTTATAAAAAACATTTTTGTATACTCTTTCTCTACAGAAAAAGTTTTTGATGCTGAATTTGGTAGGTCAGTTAATATAATATATGGTAAAAACACATCAGGTAAAAGTACTCTCATACAGTCTATATTATATTCTATGGGTGTGAATGATTCTAAAGAAAATTTAAATGATATAATAGAAGAAGATGCTTTGTTTAGATTGGAGGTCGATCATGAAAAAGATGGAGTGCATAAAAGTGTAATATTTGTTCGGCATGACAATAGTCTTATAATATCTGTTTGTGGAGAAATCTCTTATAAGTTTAATGGAATAAATGCTAATAATTCAAAAGAACATATTAAGTATAAAGATATTTTTAGCAATATTTTTGGTTTTAATATGATGCTACAAAATAAAAATGAACTTGTGAAAGCTCCCGTAGAAGCGGCTTTTTTACCTTTTTATATTTCCCAGTCGGTCGGGTGGGTTTATTTGAAGGAATCTATAGGAGACTATAGATTTTATAAGGATTTTAATTGTGATTATGTGGATTACTATATGGGAGTGGATGGTAGTAATAATAATATTGAAAGATATTCTTTGGAAAAAGAAAAAGATGTATTAAATAAAAAAATAAGATTTTTATCGACATATAAAGAAGAAGACTCTTCTATTTTATTATCTGAAAAAATTGATTCGCGATTTAAGGGTGAAACCAATAAGTTTTTAGAGCATTTTAAAGAAAATTCTGAAGGTTTATCTGATCTTGAAGTTAAATATAGTGATTGTTGTAATGAGATGGCAGAAGTTAACGAGCGCAAAAAGATAATATATAAGATTATAAGGAATATAAAACTACAAAGGCCTGAGTTAGATAAATGTAATGTTTGTGGCCAATTTTTACCGAGTGGTATTGAGAGTTTATATTTTTATTATCAAGACATAAATGATGCTTTGACTCAGAAAAAAATTATAGGAGAAGAAATAAAAAAACTACAAAGCAAAATTAATAGTATTTCTGAAAAAATAAATACAAAAAATAAAGATAATGCAAAAAATTACAATTTGTTAATTGATAGTAGTGTTGATGATATTAGTTTTAAAGACTGGCTGGAATACAAGTCATCTATTGCTTTAAAAGATGAAATAAATAGAAGGATAATGTTGGCTGAAGATGAGCTGTCTGTAATAAATGATAAATTGAAATTAATAACGGGTGATAATTCTGTTGTCCGTAAAAGAAAAGAAGTTGAAAAGTCATTTTTAAAAATTTTTCTTAGTAAAGCAAGCTCTTTGGATGTTACAGTACCTAAGCAAGATAAATATAGAGATTTGTATGCTATAAGTTCTTTTCCATATCAAGGCGTCGAGCTTCATAAGATAATAATGGCCTATCATTTTGCATTTTATAAAATGGTTACTAGCATCAAAAAAAATCATCAATTTCCTTTTATTTTAGATGCTGTCTTTAAAGAAGATATAGATTATTATAATAGAGAGCTTATTTTAAAATTTTTAGGGGAAGAATCAAAATCAACCGGTCAAATGATCTTTTCTCTTGCTGAATGTAAAGATGATGATTTTCATGACCACTCAGAGCTATTTGATGTAAAAAAAATAGATAAAAAGTATTTTGATGAAAAAAGTTCAAAAATTTGTATAGGTGATTCTAAAAATACCAGAGCTTTTTTATTGAAAAGAAATCTGTCTGAGAAAGAAATTTATAAGTTGCAAGATTCATTGAAGAAATTAGATATTATATGA
- the pstB gene encoding phosphate ABC transporter ATP-binding protein PstB — protein sequence MATPLEQTNDAGAFKLGIRDLNFYYGDFHALKDISLDIQERQVTAFIGPSGCGKSTLLRCLNRIHELYPNMRCEGDILLDGQNVNSPDVDAELLRMRVGMVFQRPTPFPMSIRDNVAFGVKLQEKISRSDLQERVEWALRKAALWDEVKDKLNQPGLSLSGGQQQRLCIARTIATKPDVILLDEPTSALDPIATGHIETLIQELVQEYTIVMVTHNMQQAARISNRTVFMYMGEIVEAGLTERMFSNPSDPRTLNYIQGRFG from the coding sequence ATGGCGACACCTCTCGAACAGACCAACGATGCGGGTGCATTCAAGCTGGGCATTCGCGACCTGAACTTCTATTACGGCGACTTTCACGCGCTGAAGGATATCTCGCTGGACATTCAGGAACGCCAGGTAACCGCATTCATTGGCCCGTCTGGCTGTGGTAAGTCGACACTGCTGCGCTGCCTCAACCGTATCCACGAGCTGTATCCGAACATGCGTTGCGAAGGGGATATTCTGCTTGACGGTCAGAACGTGAACAGCCCCGACGTTGATGCCGAACTGCTGCGCATGCGTGTCGGCATGGTGTTCCAGCGCCCTACGCCGTTCCCGATGTCGATTCGCGATAACGTGGCTTTTGGCGTTAAGCTGCAGGAAAAAATCTCTCGCAGTGATCTGCAGGAGCGCGTCGAATGGGCGCTGCGCAAGGCCGCACTGTGGGATGAAGTGAAGGACAAGCTCAACCAGCCGGGGCTGTCACTGTCTGGCGGTCAGCAGCAGCGCTTGTGCATCGCACGTACCATTGCCACTAAGCCAGACGTGATTCTGCTCGACGAACCGACGTCAGCACTCGACCCGATTGCGACCGGTCATATTGAAACGCTGATTCAGGAGCTGGTGCAGGAGTACACCATCGTCATGGTGACCCACAACATGCAGCAGGCCGCGCGTATCTCCAACCGCACCGTGTTCATGTACATGGGCGAGATTGTCGAAGCGGGGCTGACCGAACGGATGTTCTCCAACCCCAGCGATCCACGTACGCTCAATTACATCCAGGGCCGCTTCGGCTAA
- the pstA gene encoding phosphate ABC transporter permease PstA — translation MMTSTSRYQRRRIVNRIAWLACLGVTGLCLVALGAILFQLLYSGLPKLSLEVFTSRTRASGGGLGNAIIGSLTMTLLGTLLGTVVGMAAGSWLAASRSRWSGLIRFASDMLLSAPSIIIGLFIYALVVLPSGGFSGWAGSIALAIIILPMVIRSTEDMLRLVPAPTREAAYALGAPRWKVLTSISFRMVMPGIITGILLGCARISGETAPLIFTSLNTNQWNWFRLSDAMPNLPMTLYQNMTLTGYDMDKVALAWTGALLMTLMILVLGIVSRRLARTS, via the coding sequence ATGATGACCTCAACCTCACGCTATCAACGCCGTCGTATCGTCAACCGCATTGCTTGGCTGGCCTGTCTAGGCGTTACAGGCCTGTGCTTGGTGGCCTTGGGGGCCATCCTTTTCCAACTGCTGTACAGCGGACTGCCGAAGCTGTCGCTTGAGGTCTTCACCTCTCGTACCCGCGCCAGTGGCGGTGGGTTGGGAAACGCCATTATCGGCAGTTTGACTATGACCCTACTCGGCACCCTACTGGGTACCGTGGTCGGCATGGCGGCCGGTAGCTGGCTGGCCGCAAGCCGCTCTCGCTGGTCGGGGCTTATCCGCTTTGCCAGCGACATGCTGTTGTCTGCACCGTCGATCATCATCGGCCTGTTCATCTATGCATTGGTGGTACTGCCAAGCGGTGGGTTCTCCGGCTGGGCGGGCAGCATCGCACTGGCGATCATCATCCTACCGATGGTCATTCGCTCGACTGAAGACATGCTGCGGCTGGTGCCGGCACCCACGCGCGAAGCGGCCTATGCGCTCGGTGCGCCGCGTTGGAAGGTGCTGACTTCGATCAGTTTCCGCATGGTGATGCCGGGCATTATCACGGGGATTTTGCTGGGCTGTGCGCGTATCAGTGGAGAGACCGCACCGCTGATCTTCACCTCCCTCAATACCAACCAATGGAACTGGTTCCGCCTGTCGGATGCCATGCCTAACCTGCCGATGACGCTGTATCAAAACATGACGCTGACAGGGTATGACATGGACAAGGTCGCGCTGGCTTGGACAGGGGCACTGCTGATGACGCTGATGATTCTGGTACTGGGCATCGTGTCCCGCCGCCTGGCACGTACCTCATGA
- the pstC gene encoding phosphate ABC transporter permease subunit PstC, with translation MMTRRAPSKRGDRVLALTTGAAAWSIPALLVALLLSLAIAGWPALSQHGMEFITGTVWAPVQGQYGALPALYGTVVSSLIAIALAVPVAWGVASLLTEWCPVRLARFIGSLIELLAAVPSIVYGMWGSMVLCPWLQRLFPSIFPAGSGIASAGIVLALMVTPLITAMTRDAMQQVSPLVKESCYGLGGTSWETLRHVVFPSIRRSLAGAIVLGLGRALGETMAVSFVIGNNVFLSMSPTHQGTSIAALISSQFSEADGSQRSALLALGLLLFIITTVVLAIARMIQRGGKQA, from the coding sequence ATGATGACACGGCGAGCACCCAGTAAGAGAGGTGATCGTGTGCTGGCACTGACAACCGGGGCTGCCGCATGGAGCATCCCGGCCTTGTTGGTTGCCTTATTGCTGTCGCTGGCGATTGCAGGATGGCCTGCGCTGAGCCAGCACGGAATGGAATTCATTACGGGGACCGTCTGGGCGCCCGTTCAAGGCCAGTATGGTGCGCTTCCGGCGCTATACGGCACCGTCGTAAGTTCCCTTATTGCTATTGCACTGGCTGTGCCCGTTGCATGGGGTGTCGCCAGCCTGCTGACCGAATGGTGCCCTGTCAGGCTGGCCCGCTTTATTGGCTCGCTGATCGAACTGCTGGCTGCCGTACCGTCTATCGTCTACGGCATGTGGGGCAGCATGGTGCTGTGCCCGTGGTTGCAGCGACTGTTTCCCTCGATATTCCCCGCGGGGTCAGGCATCGCTTCTGCCGGTATCGTGCTGGCATTGATGGTCACCCCGTTGATTACCGCCATGACGCGCGATGCGATGCAACAGGTATCACCGCTAGTGAAAGAGTCCTGCTATGGGCTGGGCGGCACATCGTGGGAAACATTGCGCCATGTAGTTTTCCCATCGATTCGCCGCAGCTTGGCGGGGGCGATTGTACTGGGGCTTGGCCGCGCACTCGGCGAGACCATGGCGGTGTCGTTCGTGATCGGTAATAACGTCTTCCTGAGTATGTCACCGACGCATCAAGGTACCTCCATCGCCGCCCTGATTTCGTCGCAGTTCTCCGAAGCCGATGGCAGCCAGCGTTCCGCGCTGCTGGCCTTGGGGCTGCTGCTGTTCATCATCACTACAGTGGTGCTTGCCATTGCTCGCATGATTCAGCGAGGAGGAAAACAGGCATGA
- the pstS gene encoding phosphate ABC transporter substrate-binding protein PstS, translating to MLKRTTIALTMLLSAPLVQAAPTVTGAGATFPYPVYTRWADDYQDAKNVAINYQGIGSGGGIAQIKARTVTFGASDVPMSAEDQQKAGLVQWPMIMGGVVPIVNLGAALGGNSLKLDGETLAAIYSGDITRWNDARIKALNPDINLPDLAITPVHRAEGSGTNYLFTHYLSEVSPAFKQKVGEGNTVPWPNGIGAQANGGVASRVQGTVGAIGYVEYAYARQNKVATVVLKNRDGGYVTPGADSFSAAARHADWKNAPGLALVLTNQPGKDSWPITGVSYILMPVKPADAAAAKEALAFFNWAYVSGKDTAAALDYVAMPKNVIDQVEHDVWSKITDGSTPLWPAQ from the coding sequence ATGCTCAAGCGCACGACCATTGCTCTGACCATGTTGTTAAGCGCTCCTCTTGTTCAGGCCGCTCCGACGGTGACAGGTGCTGGGGCAACCTTCCCTTATCCGGTGTATACGCGCTGGGCGGATGACTACCAGGATGCCAAGAACGTTGCTATCAACTATCAAGGCATTGGTTCGGGGGGCGGTATCGCTCAAATTAAAGCACGCACGGTGACGTTCGGTGCTTCTGACGTGCCGATGAGTGCAGAAGACCAGCAGAAAGCAGGGCTGGTGCAGTGGCCGATGATCATGGGGGGCGTTGTGCCCATCGTGAACCTTGGCGCTGCTCTTGGAGGGAATTCGCTGAAGTTGGATGGCGAAACCCTCGCGGCCATCTATTCCGGTGATATCACACGCTGGAATGATGCCCGCATCAAGGCGCTGAACCCTGATATCAATCTGCCGGATCTGGCGATCACGCCGGTTCACCGCGCAGAGGGATCGGGTACCAACTATCTGTTCACCCACTATCTGAGTGAGGTCAGTCCGGCCTTCAAACAGAAAGTCGGTGAAGGTAATACGGTGCCGTGGCCTAACGGTATTGGGGCTCAGGCCAATGGGGGAGTGGCTTCACGTGTGCAAGGCACGGTCGGAGCCATCGGGTATGTCGAGTACGCTTACGCGCGCCAGAACAAGGTGGCCACTGTGGTGCTGAAAAACCGCGACGGTGGGTATGTGACACCGGGCGCAGACAGCTTCAGCGCCGCTGCTCGACATGCAGACTGGAAGAATGCACCAGGTCTGGCGTTGGTCTTGACCAACCAGCCCGGCAAGGACAGCTGGCCGATCACCGGGGTGTCTTACATCCTGATGCCAGTCAAACCTGCCGATGCTGCAGCGGCCAAAGAAGCCTTGGCATTCTTCAACTGGGCCTACGTTAGCGGCAAGGATACTGCCGCGGCATTGGATTATGTAGCAATGCCGAAGAACGTAATCGACCAGGTGGAGCATGATGTCTGGTCGAAAATCACGGACGGCAGTACGCCGCTGTGGCCGGCCCAGTGA
- the phoA gene encoding alkaline phosphatase — MMARHLSSFALPSLTLCGTLLAASLAQAASVSGPVDAQGAARRGYHITQDEIRQAFSDQKARNVILFIGDGMGDSEITSARNYAEGAAGRFKGLDAFPFTGQYTTFSLDRTTHRPDYVTDSAASATGWTTGTKSYNKAIGVDVNGRPMPTLLELAKASGKATGNVTTAEVQDATPAALMAHVALRSCKGPDEVAAKCAADALENGGAGSIAEQSLNVRPDIIFGGGRAYFEQQAHAGQWKGQSLLDQASARGYQLVGDRAQLSALKVADQKQPVLGLFAANDMPVNWDGPKATHNGHLDTPPAVCTPNPERPDSQPSLKEMTRKAISLLDKNPTGFFLQVEGASIDKQDHAANPCGQIGEVVDLDQAIQEALAYAKTHPDTLVLVTADHAHSSQIIPTDGKVPGLSLALRTHDNAVMAMSYATASEGSQEHTGTQLRIAATGPRAGRVLGLTDQTDLFFTIRDALGISHQTTQNVTKTLAPAAH, encoded by the coding sequence ATGATGGCACGACATCTTTCCAGCTTTGCCCTTCCCAGCCTTACCCTCTGCGGCACGCTTCTTGCCGCCTCGCTCGCACAGGCCGCTTCCGTATCCGGCCCCGTCGATGCACAGGGCGCCGCACGCCGCGGCTATCACATCACGCAGGACGAGATTCGCCAGGCGTTCTCCGACCAGAAGGCACGCAATGTCATTCTTTTTATCGGAGACGGCATGGGTGACTCGGAAATCACGTCTGCTCGCAACTACGCCGAAGGCGCTGCGGGCCGTTTTAAAGGGCTGGATGCCTTCCCCTTCACCGGCCAGTACACCACGTTCTCGCTCGACCGCACGACCCACCGCCCGGATTACGTGACGGACTCAGCGGCATCGGCCACCGGCTGGACAACCGGTACTAAAAGCTACAACAAGGCCATCGGTGTTGATGTGAATGGCCGCCCAATGCCAACGCTGCTGGAACTGGCTAAAGCCAGCGGCAAGGCCACTGGTAACGTCACGACGGCAGAGGTACAGGACGCCACCCCCGCCGCGCTGATGGCGCACGTTGCCCTGCGCAGCTGCAAGGGCCCCGATGAAGTCGCCGCGAAGTGCGCAGCGGATGCACTCGAAAACGGGGGCGCTGGTTCAATCGCCGAACAGTCGCTCAACGTTCGCCCAGACATCATTTTCGGCGGTGGTCGCGCCTACTTCGAACAACAAGCCCATGCGGGGCAGTGGAAAGGCCAGAGCTTGCTTGATCAAGCCAGCGCTCGCGGCTATCAGCTCGTCGGCGACCGCGCTCAGCTGAGCGCACTGAAGGTGGCTGATCAGAAACAGCCGGTGCTAGGACTGTTCGCGGCCAACGATATGCCGGTCAATTGGGATGGCCCCAAAGCCACGCACAACGGCCACCTCGACACACCTCCGGCGGTCTGCACACCTAACCCCGAACGCCCCGACAGCCAGCCCAGCCTGAAGGAAATGACCCGCAAGGCCATTTCACTGCTGGACAAGAACCCCACCGGCTTCTTCCTGCAGGTGGAAGGGGCATCCATCGACAAACAGGATCACGCGGCTAACCCATGCGGCCAGATCGGTGAAGTTGTCGACCTCGACCAAGCGATTCAGGAGGCACTGGCCTACGCCAAGACCCACCCGGATACGCTGGTGCTCGTGACAGCCGACCATGCCCACTCCAGCCAGATCATCCCCACGGATGGCAAGGTGCCGGGGCTGTCGCTGGCACTGCGCACGCATGACAACGCGGTGATGGCGATGAGCTATGCCACCGCTTCCGAAGGATCGCAGGAACATACCGGTACTCAGCTGCGCATAGCCGCCACTGGCCCGCGTGCAGGCCGCGTACTGGGACTGACCGACCAGACAGACCTGTTCTTCACCATTCGTGACGCACTGGGCATCAGCCACCAGACCACTCAGAACGTTACCAAGACACTGGCACCAGCCGCTCACTAA
- a CDS encoding SDR family NAD(P)-dependent oxidoreductase, translated as MELGIRDRVALITGAAGGIGLATARLLAEEGVKLVLSDLDQQALDEKTADLPAQTLRLAADVTRQQDIDAVVSEARHTFGHIDIVVHTAGVTGAKGDPLTLSDDDYLEAWQIDFMSAVRVARATLPAMRERKWGRFVCITSENTVQPYWEEAVYNTAKAGLAAFIKGLSYEEAKHGVLCNTVAPAFIQTPMTDGMMKQRAKEQGVSFDEAVKSFLAEERPGIVEQRRGQVEEVAPAIALLVSERASFINGANLRVDGGSVMAVQN; from the coding sequence ATGGAACTGGGAATTCGTGATCGCGTTGCGCTGATTACTGGCGCAGCAGGTGGTATCGGACTGGCTACGGCTAGACTGCTGGCCGAGGAAGGCGTCAAGCTGGTACTGAGCGACCTGGATCAGCAGGCGCTTGATGAAAAGACAGCTGATCTGCCTGCGCAAACGTTACGTCTGGCTGCCGATGTCACGCGCCAGCAAGACATCGATGCCGTTGTCAGCGAGGCTCGCCATACCTTCGGCCACATCGATATCGTGGTGCATACAGCCGGTGTGACCGGGGCCAAAGGCGACCCGCTGACGCTCAGTGATGATGACTATTTGGAAGCGTGGCAGATCGACTTCATGTCCGCTGTGCGCGTCGCCCGAGCCACCCTTCCGGCCATGCGGGAGCGCAAGTGGGGGCGTTTTGTCTGTATCACCTCCGAAAACACCGTGCAGCCCTACTGGGAAGAAGCCGTCTACAACACCGCCAAAGCGGGACTGGCGGCCTTCATCAAAGGGCTATCCTATGAAGAGGCCAAGCACGGCGTGCTGTGCAATACCGTTGCGCCCGCATTCATCCAGACCCCGATGACCGACGGCATGATGAAACAGCGGGCCAAGGAGCAGGGCGTTTCATTTGACGAAGCGGTGAAGAGCTTTCTGGCCGAAGAGCGCCCCGGCATCGTGGAACAGCGCCGAGGACAGGTTGAGGAAGTGGCCCCCGCCATTGCACTGCTGGTATCCGAGCGGGCATCGTTCATCAACGGCGCGAACCTGCGCGTCGACGGCGGTTCGGTCATGGCCGTACAGAACTAA
- the ushA gene encoding bifunctional UDP-sugar hydrolase/5'-nucleotidase UshA, with the protein MRPIRSALLAFSLSFLAACSTSTPAPTTPDKGDAPKRITILHTNDHHGRFWHNDHDEYGLSAQKTVVDAVRAEVEAQGGSVLLFSGGDINTGVPASDMQDAEPDFKGMRMIGYDAMSLGNHEFDNTLDVLRKQIEWAGFPVLSANIYRKGTNEHAFQPYAIFERQGLKIAVIGLTTEDTWKFSDPTHTEGLEFRSTQQAARDVIAELKKDVHPDVIIAVTHMGHYPNGEHGVAAPGDVELARAMPEGDLSMIVGGHSQNPVCMLSENVRDLNYVPGTPCAPDRQNGTWIVQAHEWGKYVGRADFVYKDGQFVLEHYQLIPVNLNHEVKDEQGKPVRKYYTHRIEEDPQMLNFLTPYQQHAHAMLERQVGTSDRSFGGERLEVRGRQAPLAQLVLAGYLESVPGDLALMNGGGMRDALENTTIRVGDLYRVLPFGSTVVRITMNGQELAQYLDAATAIPSGAGGFAQLRKVTVVQNAKGLARYRINGKPLSAKRRYTLVTNSFVARGGDGYPTIDTHPTYVDRGVIDIDTLIHYVEHHPALKVSDFTPENHY; encoded by the coding sequence GTGCGACCGATAAGATCCGCTCTTCTTGCGTTTTCACTTTCCTTCCTTGCCGCGTGCAGTACGTCGACGCCAGCGCCGACAACACCTGACAAAGGTGATGCGCCGAAGCGCATAACGATTCTGCACACCAACGATCATCATGGCCGTTTTTGGCACAACGATCACGATGAGTACGGCCTGTCCGCTCAGAAGACCGTGGTCGATGCCGTACGAGCCGAAGTGGAAGCGCAGGGTGGCAGTGTACTGCTGTTCTCGGGTGGCGATATCAATACCGGTGTACCGGCTTCCGATATGCAGGATGCCGAGCCTGATTTCAAAGGCATGCGCATGATTGGTTACGATGCCATGTCGCTGGGCAACCATGAATTCGACAATACGCTGGATGTACTGCGCAAGCAGATCGAATGGGCCGGTTTCCCGGTGCTGTCCGCCAACATCTATCGTAAAGGCACTAACGAGCATGCCTTCCAGCCGTACGCGATCTTCGAACGCCAAGGGCTGAAGATTGCCGTGATTGGTTTGACGACGGAAGACACCTGGAAATTCAGTGATCCGACGCATACCGAAGGACTGGAATTTCGCAGCACGCAGCAGGCCGCGCGTGACGTCATCGCTGAGCTGAAGAAAGACGTTCACCCTGACGTCATCATTGCAGTGACCCATATGGGCCACTACCCGAACGGAGAGCACGGCGTTGCCGCACCGGGCGACGTTGAGCTGGCGCGTGCCATGCCGGAAGGCGATCTGTCGATGATTGTCGGCGGTCACAGCCAGAACCCCGTCTGCATGCTGTCCGAGAACGTACGTGATCTCAACTACGTACCGGGTACGCCCTGTGCACCGGATCGTCAGAACGGCACGTGGATCGTTCAGGCCCACGAGTGGGGCAAATACGTAGGCCGTGCCGACTTCGTCTACAAGGATGGCCAGTTCGTGCTGGAGCACTACCAGCTGATCCCGGTCAACCTCAATCATGAGGTCAAGGACGAACAAGGCAAGCCGGTGCGCAAATACTACACTCACCGCATCGAAGAAGACCCGCAGATGCTGAACTTCCTGACGCCGTACCAGCAGCACGCTCATGCGATGCTGGAACGTCAGGTTGGTACCAGCGATCGTTCGTTCGGCGGTGAACGTCTGGAAGTTCGCGGTCGCCAGGCTCCGCTGGCTCAGTTGGTTCTGGCGGGTTATCTCGAATCCGTGCCGGGCGATCTGGCGCTGATGAACGGTGGTGGCATGCGTGATGCGCTGGAAAATACCACGATCCGCGTGGGTGACCTGTACCGTGTCCTGCCGTTTGGCAGCACCGTTGTACGTATCACCATGAACGGCCAGGAGCTGGCACAGTATCTGGACGCTGCCACAGCGATTCCGTCAGGCGCAGGTGGTTTTGCTCAGCTGCGTAAGGTTACCGTCGTGCAGAACGCCAAAGGGCTGGCGCGCTACCGCATCAACGGTAAACCGCTGTCCGCGAAGCGCCGCTATACGCTGGTGACCAATAGCTTCGTTGCACGTGGTGGCGATGGCTACCCGACGATTGATACCCATCCGACCTATGTGGATCGCGGCGTCATTGATATCGACACACTGATTCACTATGTCGAACATCACCCGGCGCTCAAAGTTAGCGATTTCACTCCGGAAAACCATTACTAA